cagtataagacacacacacatacagtcatttCTTCTCTGTGCCATGTAAGCGCAGTGTCACAAGTGATTTTCCTCTGGGCTGATTAAAATGCCGATGGCTTGTGCTTCTAAGATCTTTGCAGATGTTTTCCAATGGTATAGCTATGCAAGATAAGGCAATCGTTGAGCGGTTAACTCAGAGCTCTGCAAGGAGTTGAGCGTGTTTCCCTGTGTGAGGTGGGGTTGGACCAGGAGGGCCCAGTCCTCCTTCAGTGGGCCTTGCCGTTACCGTTCATGTGGCTGTTGCTTGACTTGGGCACCTCAGTGCTGTAGAGACAGTCCAGGAAGCCTCGGGAGATCTCTGTTACCAAAGATCTGTCTGGAATGGACTGGGCCATGCCGTAGATCGCTCCCTGAAGCAGAGGGAAGTCACAAGTGAGTTCACAAGTACACAGTAATAAAAGAAATGCACACAATTGTAGCCTTTCACACCGATAGATCATAACCAGTCTGTGATGTTCAGAGCATTTCAGGAAACATTTGCTGATTTACACTGCACTTGGTTCATCAATGTCCCCTGACTATTTGTACTTTACATGAATGTTCTCCTACATCTCCCAGCAAATCTTTTAATCACCCTAAGTCTAAAAATTTGTGTGTCATGTTCATGGTTATGACTCAGAGAAAGTCTGCAATCTATTAAATTGTGGCAACTGGGTGCCAAGATTTTTAAAGTACTTTAACTGCCTCTATAAGCTGAGTCACAGTCTGTGTTGCAGATCAAGCTGCTGACAGTGATGAGCAACAGGAAATATCAGCAGCACAACTACAATAACTAAGTTCCTGTAGTTACACCAGCAAGCACACATCTCTTTCACCACACCCATTATGTCTGCCTCATGTCTCTACTCTAACCTCTAACCTCTAACTCTCCATACTGTGCATATGGAAGGCCAAGCCTAAACATGTAAGTGTGTCTTACTGTAATTGTGGGACTTGTTTTAATGCAGGATTTTGCTTCACATATGGCCTTTGTTATTCAAATGAAGGAGGTGAGTCATCGAAGGGTGTGCTCTAAACCAACCTGACTGGCACAATGCAGTTTGTGGAGTTTCCACTCTTTAAAACTGACACACTAAACAGCACATGCAGTTTGTGTCAATGTCTTATgcaactggaaaacaaaatgccacGTGTGCTGACAGGATGGTAAACAATACAGACTGGTATATTGCCATACTTCATGTGGTTTGTCATGCCTCATTAGAAATGTTAATTGCACTGTCTCACACTTCCAtagataaaattaaaatttgaccTTAATGATAGAAGCAAAGAGTCTTTTTAATGCCTTTTTAAACACTGCTAAGTGTGAACTTCTCTTTGCAGAACTTGTGGGGTGTTTCACAAGTTAAGCTCCTTGTGGTTTGAATTTATGGACACAAAGAAGGAATTTGTAGAATGACATGGTAACCTGAGAGGCCTCAGAGTCCTTCAGACTTGCATACTTAAAGTTCGCAGTGGCTCTAATACCTGTGTAGGCAGAACTAGCTCACCTTTCCTGTGGTTTTCTCTTTGGGGTTCTTCATGATGATGGCAACCTGCTCTTTGACATCTCGGATAAAATGATCAGCGACACCCGGCTGTGTGTGCAGAACTGTGCAACAAATGTGGATGCTGGGAAAGAGGAGATCACACACTTATTACACACCTGCCTATTTATCATAATCTTACTTTTTCTTctaaattattgttattatttttgacatatacCTGGATGGGTACTGCAGCGTGTTCAGATTCCAGCCCTTTGATGTCAGAGCATTAGACAGACGGAAAATATCGAAAACATCTGAGCCTATTGCCACCACTGACACCTCTGGATcgccaaacacaaacacaccttttaTCTTGCGGATTCTGtcagtaaggaaaaaaaaaaaggtggtttAATAACTGACATAAAAAATCAAGAGCTCTGGTGTTGTTTTTCATGACTTTTGTGTCAGTAAGCGTTGAGTGTCTTACTCCGTTTTGATTTTGCGTGCTGTGCTGATGATCTTCTTTGTGGCGTTTATGTATCCATTCTCTCCCATGTGCATCATGGTCGCCCAGCAGGCGGCAATGATTCCTCCTGGCCTGGAGCCTGCAATGGAGGGCGAGGCATAGATCCCTCCCTGCCAGTCTGGAGCTACGAAGTACTGGTAGTGACGGTACTTTTTATCACTGTAGAGCACCACTGAGGAACCTTTGGGGGCGTAACCATACTGGAGAGGAATGTAgtacagcgcacacacacaatacagtaTTAAGGTACTATAAAAGTATGGCCTGGAGCCAGTTAAGATTAATCACTGTTCTTTTAATTCCACGAATATTACTgtacacacagtacaatgtCTGCTTTATTAAATGTCATAACTTTGTCTTCTAAACCTTGTGTTTTTAGTTAAGAGAAGAATACATCAAGAAAAGACTACATAAGTAAGCTTAAAAGATTTGAATGGAATAAACAACCACTCCTTACCTTGTGGGTGTCTGCAGAGATGCTGGTAACACCTTTTAACCTGAAGTCAAACGGGGCAATTGGATAACCTGCCTTGGCCATGAAGACTATGAGAAATCCTCCCAGACAGGCATCCACATGCAGCGGGAGGTTGTAGCGTACAGCCAGCTggaacagacagaggaaaagtgTCGGAGATGTGACTTCTCCGTTTTCATTTCAGAACCTGCTCAGAGGAAGGATGTTTCACCGCTAACCTTTGCCACTTCCTCAACGGGATCCACGATTCCATGAGGAAACTGAGGTGCTGAGCACACGAGCATGGCCGTGTTCTTGCTGATGGCTCTCTTCATAGccttgaaaaagaagaaatgatgtAGGAACAAATGATGTCAAAGAATAACAGTCAGTTAGCACCTACCGTTGGCATACAGTGTTCTCACCTTCACATCTACTTTCATAGTTTTCTTGTCCAGGGGAATGTGAACAAGCTTCATCCCAAAGTAATGAGCTGCTTTGTCAAAGGCTGCGTGGACGCTCACAGGTGCAAGACTGTACgaagaagaaaaaggcaaaaataatgTTGCAACTTCTGTGGAATACTTTTGACCATAATAAAGCACTGTGCTGCCATATCGTGTTATTCAAAGTAGTGCTGCTTAGTACATCATGTTGACTTGATAAGCACAGGTTGTACTATCtaataatttgaaatgaaaacatacagaCCGTAGACAGACATTAGTgagagaaaatgtgcttttatcaCTTCAAAggagattttatttaattatttgatttctGGAAGAAGTTGGCAAAATGTAACTCCTCAAATCCATGGGATTAATATCCTGAAGTTTTTGGGCGAGTTCAcaaatttaatctttaatcatGCAATGGAAAAAAATCAGAGTGCCCCTGAGTGTTCCCAGCCAGTACCTCTCTATTGTACTCTTAGTGTTATTTAAATCTTTATATTCTTGTCATTTATTTTGGCTTTTGTGGTACGTTAGTGACATCAGCCCCGTAAATgtgcaatttaaaataaaggaaGGAAGTTGGAGGAAATAGCAAACTTGAACAAGAGCTGACAAAAGTACTCAGAACAAGAAAATTTAAATTACTCATCCACCATATCTACCAAAGCGCCTCTTACATTTCAGGGTATTTGACACCACGTTCATAGGCCATGTCCCTGTAAGCCTTGCAGGCCATCAGTATGCTCTCAGTTCCTCCTGAGGTAACCTGGACAAAAAGGAAGAAGGTTGTTCAAAGTAAAGCAGTCGGTGATTTGGATCCTTCCATCTTTGGCTTATAAAATGTGTGAGCATACATTTATGATAACTTACTGTTCCACAGGAGTTAGGTCCACCATGGAAAAGTGTGCAAGCCATTCTCACAACCTCTGCCTCCATCTTTCTCACGCCAGGAAAGATGTCTGGATGAAGTGGGTTGCTCCATGCAAACTCTCCATATACCTtgaaacaaaaggggaaaacaagGTAAAGATTTGCATAACCTCTCCATATTCCCTATGAGATGGAAACTGAACGAATGGAAACAAAAGGAGTCTATTTTAAAGGAATGAACAGGAGTTGTTGgtcaaaacaatacaaaaaagaaacaaaaaagaacagagtCCCGTTTACTGTAGCTAACGTCCAAGTTCAGCCTTGACTGCTGGTGCTTGGAACGTCAAAGTCCAGAGGTGTAAACAAAGATACAAACCTTCACCAGGAGATTGGTCAGTGACTCATCGCCCCAGTACACTGCACCAGAAACACATCCTTTCTCCCACTGCACCTCATCTGCAACAACACACCTTCACTTTAGATATCACTGATATCAGATATCAAAAAAAGAAGCACGAAGCTCAGGAACGAATGATGACTTACTGAGAGTCTCGTACTCTCTGATTTTGTCCAGGACTTGGCTCTGAGAGAGACCTTTAGCAGGCAGCTGTTTGGTGTAGCTCATCCCATCCTTCAGAGTACACAGACTGGCAGACATGTCATCTAAAGCCTTGTTGAGCTGACTCTGAATCTGTCACAAAGAGAGGACAAACAGTGAAAGGAAGtgtgaaagaaatgtgtttcagaCTGAACTCGAGTACAAGTCACAGCACTAGTAACATCTTACATACATGTTTGATAAAGTGAGCACTGTTGGTGGCATAATGACCAGAAGTAACCGAATGTTATCACCAGTGCATAATGTTAAGTGTGCCAAAGgtctgacctcctcctcctccttccccccCTGCATGTCGTACTCAGTCATCCATGAGTGACTCATAAGAACCTCAGAAAACAGAGACTGTGCACAGCTGCTGAGAAAAGAAGGAACAGATTCACTGCTGATACTTACTGCTCCCCCAACAAAGGGTATTTTTCTGATGAGTCGAAAGCACTGCTTCTTGATTCGGGATGTGAGACCTATTAGCCAAAAAAGACAaggcagcagctgtggtgaAAGACTGGCACACATTCAACCGCAAACATTAAACAGCTGACTATAACCCATAATCACGCGTCCAGACAAGACGTGGCCTATGAGTATTGGAGCCATAGTCACAAAGCTTTTAATTCTGCACTTCAGTTTTCCTGCTTGTGTCCTCCAAAAAGCCAGGAGTTAGACGGGTGGAGCTGACCTTGTTGTTGAGGAATTCAACCACTGATTGATTGATAGCAGATCTAGAAAGTCTTGTTGATTGAAGGTATTTCTTAGTCAAACATACTAGAAAAAGGAGCACACTTGTGCAGAGAACTCGAAAAACTTTAGCTAGAAGGTTTTCATCAAAAAGCAATTCACTTTCTTTGCTCAGACCACAGTAGATTAGCAGTAGAAGTAAAACCTGCCGTTAACAGTATGATTGCAAATTACAGTATGGCAACCAAACTCACATACTGTTTACCTAGCCAAAAAGAGGGACTGACTCAGAAAGCTTTGTGAGCATGGCCTCTACagttttcagctcatttcatgTGTCAGGTGGGAGAGATTACTTTCTTGCTGGAAGAGGAAGCCTTTGATCCAGATAGCTCCCAGTGTAGTGATGACCGTGGCTCCGATGATCTGCCATGGCTCCAGCTCTGCACAGCGAGAGTTGACCTGCCGCCGGCCCTCCTCCAGGTACAGCAGGACCATCTCCTTATACACCTCCAAGGCACTCTGGACACAAGACACATGCACGTATTACAATATTATGTTAAGGTTGGTTGGACTTAACAAAAGACTTACATAGTGTAAAACATCATTTTGATGCCACTGAATATGTTATGATCTGAGCAATATGTAGGATTTAGTGTGCTTTTGTCAGACTTTACAGCAGACATCATTTATTGTTATATAtgtaatgtatatattttttcttgtgACTAAATTAATATGGGGAAGTGAATATTACAAACACTGTCTTTTAGAAAGCTAGTCATCATTTGACAGCATCTTGACTAATTTCAAAATTGaacttcagttcattttttaatgGAAGATTCTTGGGCCAAGATGTATGATTTATGTACATGCATATCACATGTTCTTAGAAATCTATGTACAGATAAATGCACATTAACTGACAGTAACAATCCAACATGTTATCTCTGCCTAAATCTTGATGTGCAACATATTATTTGTTCAGTCAGTCTGCATAGGATCTAACGTAAATGCCATGCTGCAGTCCAGGGCTGCTTGATGAACAGTGAACTAGACTAGACTAACTTGCTCAAAACCAGAGAAAGATTTGCTTTGAATTTCCAAGCAGTGACTGCTgacacatggaaagaaaaatactgcaacaagtcattttaaagaaatactaACTTTATAACTAGTTCCCCTTAAAGTAACTCATTTTCAaataacccccctcccccacaacACGTTGAAGTTAAAGATatccaaaatgttgaaaatctTGCTATGACAGTTAACATGGATATTAATGCTGGtcagtgtttggttttatttatatagagcTCCatattacaaaatgtaaattttggTACTTACATCAGAAGACATTTTCAGACCTACAGAGCTCAATTTCCCCCCACACTAATTCTGTCAGCAGTTTTTTCTGCCAGTGTTGAAAAGACAGTCGTGTCTTGGTTCTCCAGGTGAGAGTGAGACGACGCTCTGAGCTCAGCGGATAACTATGACCCGACTCCTCCCATCAACTGCCTAAACCACGTCCAGCCAGACGATGGGATCTTTTGCAATCAAACGTGGTTAACAATCAGACAAGAGAGGAAGTTCACTTTAAATCAGACAGAACTATAAATTACGCTCATTTCGATTGAAGCCAGATCACCAATAAATTGGGAAATATTTGTTCTTAATTTGAATGTTGCAATCCTCACAGCCAGGGAACATCTAACTGAGAATAAATCACAGCAGTGTCCAAGGCTGTGAATGCCATTTCATAAGTGCAACAAAATTATCTTTCAATTATCTCTCAGTGGTGTTTTTATGACACAATAGCAGGCAGTCTGATAGCGAGAAGGCTTGTTTCTCCACCTCAGCCAGAAAAGCTTAAAGTTCAAAAGACAGTATCTGTCTGAAGTAATCCCAGTCTGTGTTGCCTGAAATCAACAACCCATAATAATATAATGAGGTAAATGTTCCCTCATGCTATTGAAACACTGTCTTCTCTATATGGGAAAGCTTTCAGTCTTTGTCTCAACCAAGAAAGATGTGAGGTATTATTTCAGACTCATCATTCAAAACATTGCATGCTAACAGTGAAAattcagaaacaaaagagtttCACGGTGAGAATATCAAGTGTTTGCAGTGAATGGAGAGTTAGTGGAGGGCTGTCAGTGAGCTGCAGGAGTCCCTTCCCACACTACAGCTGCCATACCTGCCTGTCTGGATGATGTGTTCTCATACAGGTTTAACAAGACCAGCTGCACAGAGCCGAGTGGGAAGCAGTGGAAAATAAGGCATTAACATCTGTTGACTGGGAGGCTTGATTTGACTTCTCATGGCGGGATGATTAACACCATTTAATCATGAGTACAAAAGGGCAGACTACAACTTAAGATACAGGCCTCTTTCTGTCTAAATTTCGCTTTCAGGTCCACCCACACATTTCCAAGCCATTCAGTGCTATCTTTGCCTCAGGAAAAGTTATACTGAGTTCACACAAAGACTCTTGTACCGGCATTGTCCGACTTATTGTTGAGCTGTGGACGCCCATTTCTTTGCTCCCCCTCATGTAACATTTGACAATTCGGTAAGGGGAGCTTTTGTTGTCTCAGAGGGGAGGTCATGTTCTCATGGAAATGTACTGGCTGTGAGGTGGCCGCTCTGAGATACATCAAGGGAAAACAGACTGTGAGCACGCTTGTCATCACTACGGCTTGTAGTCAAGATGAGATCCACTAATCATTCGTGGAGCAATAATTACAGCCGTGGtgtctgtaatgttttcttctgctgttcgGGGTTATCATCACATCGAATGAACTGACCTCTGATCAAAATGAAGCTTTTTGAGGATCTTCCACTTTTCTAGGTTTCTGGGTCGATTTTGcacagcacatactgtatatgtgtcaGACCTGTCGCCCTCTAGTGCTGAGTCTTCTGTCCAGTGTCTAATATCAACAAAACATGATTCTGCTCCTTTAAGGAAAATCCCACAAACCTCAACAGCTCTCTGGTGGCAGTACTAAGACTAATGCTTTGTTTGAACTTCCTGTAGGTTTATGTGAAGCAGGATCTCTAATTTTAAACAGTGGGTGCTACACAATAGGAAGGGGCTGCAAACCTTACTATTCGGCACAGAATTAAGGAAATTAGATGTTGACCCAATAGAAGCGTAAATGAAGCCATTCAAAGGGAGCACAGCtgtttactttcttttattGTCTTATTATCGGTGCCTGGAAACACGCTGTGGCTCATCTCATGTGAAGTGTACGATTTCAGGGGCCAAAGTACCAATGTAGGTTCAGTGTTTCTTTACAGCCAGTCATTCATCTGTCACGTAAGGCTTTGATAACAAGAGTCACTGTCAAACCCAGTGTCTGCGGACTTACAGCATCCCTGAGAACAAGACAAGTCCGGTCATTAGCTCACTTCACTATTGATAAACAAGTCTTCAAGCGTGTTTTAACAAGACTGCCATCGCCCTGTGTATCGCACTGTGTagaaggttaaaaaaatggCTAAAGTGAAAGATACCTACCCAGTAATCCATATTGTCGAGGCAAAGTCTCACTGCAAGTCCACTTTTCTTGTCTACGACTCAGGAAAGTCACCTCCAGCAGCCTGCTCGGAGTCTTCAGCTCTCATCTACATGCTACTATCAAACACAGCAGTAAGCTAACTGATTCAGGAAGTAGCGGGCAGTGTGACTTAGCTGCGTGCGGCCTAAGCTCTCTAGATCTGACAATGCTGTGGCTAGGTCTAATTCATGAGCCCCCGGCGAATCTGTGTGCCGCTGTTTCTTTTGAGGATCTTTTATTTAAGCAGGCGGCTGCGTCGCACATTTTGACATCCGCTACTGGATGAGTTAGCAAAGAACCGATGCTGCGTTGAAAGGCTCCTCGTAAACTCCAAGTCCCAGACATGTCAGTGcattcaataaaaacacaaatatatatacaatatatatacaatacatacaaatacaagcCAGAATTTTAGAATTATTGAGACGAGTCCAGGTCATTCTTCTGGATATAATGTATAtttcaataaatcatttaattgTCTTAAGTTTATGTATTCATAACATTTCCTTTAGTTAcatttcataaatatttgtattgtatgttgtattttagtatatatttgtttttgtgtttttttcgtaggctaagaaaaaaaagacttatttCCATCTTTGTGTTTAcaattttatttcctttttttctttttaatgggCCAGCCCAGGACAGATTTCACAAgccacaaaataaatctgagtcctactagaaaaagaaaagaaagaaagaaaaaaataaaataaaataaaaacaaaacaaaaaaatctgtctaTAATTCTTCTTATATCTTATTTATTAGCAAAAAATGCAGTTAAAGTTAACAATTCTGGAACAACaatataaatgtgtataaaCTCTGAATTGCTCTTTTGTGACAAGGAAATGCTGGTgtgaaatatattgttttttcatCAATCAAGTGCCATGTATTTGTAATATTCTGTAGCTTAGAAATGGGGACAATAATGCTGCTCATGTTTACTATTGTGTGGGGTTGTTTATCTTTAGTCTATTAGTTTCCATATTTTCGACATAACATGAAGGCACCATTTAGCGTTGCTTTTGTGAcgtgaaatgttgttttcctttcagGAGTGACAACAGCGCCCCGGAGTAGGCGAACCCTGCCACTGCAATTACATCCCcccaacaacagcaacaatgtgAAAAAGACACATGATGAAGATAACAAAAGTTCTTGCTGAGACAGATTCCTTTCCGCTGAAGAAGAGTGTTTTTTCACTTCATAATAATGTTGCAGTTGGAGTGGTAAAGTGACAGTAATGGTTTATTACtataaaaagaacaacaagGGAAATATTTAGCTATTTAATGTTCATTTCCAGTGTGATATGGATGGACTATCGTTTGTGAAATTAAAACTGTGTCAGTGAGCTCAGTCTGTCGTGCACAATGTGGCTGTGTGCCATATTGATTTTATCTCCTATACAGGCATGTTTGTAGTGCTGGCTAGGGTCCACAGTGATGAAATTGCTCAGGGCGTTTTCATCTCAGCAAAAATGgccaaaattaaatattttataaattttatCTAGAGATCTATTCTGTCTATTACAGTTAGTTGGGAAGCAATGATAATTGTTCTGTCATATTTCAGGGTGGGCTTACTTTTTAATTCGAGCAATTAGTCCTCCTGTCGATTTTACTATTAATGTTCATCTGGAGCTGGGAGGGGGGAAATGGCAATAAATTAACCTGACAAAATATCCTTCGGAGACagttaaatataatatataataataacaataataacataatatatGTTTGTTAAATTAATGTGGCTTTACTCTGAGGCAATGAAGAgggcaaataataataataataatcaaataagGTATTACTGTGTACCATGTATATTGTGCAGATCGGGTTTCAGATATCAAAAGATCTGTTATATGAGAGCTTTTATAGAAAAGCCACCATATTAATCTTCAATGGCCATTATACACTTGTAAATGAGTGCAGCctaaatattacatttcttcTGAGGATTTCATCCACTGGTGGAAAATCCACGTTTATTCTTTCTATCCACAAAGAGCCACTAATGAACAGAAGCTTTACAGTTGGAAATAAACTAATCAGAGGAAACGTTCTGCATTAGTTTAGGGGTTGAAAGGAGGCGACTTGCAGCCACCTATTCGTGCTTACAATCTCTAGTCAttacagaaagacaaactgtcTCCATAGGGCAGCTATTCCACTAGCCTGTAATTGGTGTACACTGCCTTCAAAAGCTGAGGTGAGAGGTACAATGCATTGCTCGTGAAAGGAAACTCCAAAGCACATTAAAAGTGAATTACTTCTTGTGTAAAGTGTGTTCGGGGTCATTCCGGTCACGACGCGCGCACCTCTCCAAAAGCGCACACGTCTCCAAAGGCGCACTCCATACTTTCTAAAAGGCAGTCACATTGTTGAGGGGTTTCACAAGAGGTGTACATATGGCATCCGGGTtgcaattaaatgttttttaagatgtttttcttttcttgaagaagtttcctttttctttttttcactcccGGCAGCTCTTTGccagaaagaaggagaggagggggggtcaCATTGAATGGCTCCGCTGCTAGTTTGGGATGACAACAATCTGGTCAGCGAGTTGTTGGACTTTGATTGCCCCCCTCAAAACGTCCTTCAAACAAAAAGCTGAGGACGAAAATAAAGCCCCACCTGGTACCTCTGTttgctaaaataataataaatagattTCGTTTAATAAATAAGCAAAAGAGACTGTAAAGTGAAGTAGTAGAGGAAGTATTAATCAGGAGCATCGGGCAGGTATCACCTGCTCCGGAGCTTGCTCAGTTTATTGTTAAATATTGTTAAATCACTTTTCTGCTCTGATATCTGCTATTTCCACAGCAACTGGGCGCTTGTGTTTGCCCATACTTTGCATAACAAGCAGGACACTACAGCACACTGATAAAAAATCAaggagagagactgacaactTTAAACCCACACCTGTCCACGATATCCGAATATGGATTTGGCATCAATGATTATTTGTAAAGTGGTAATATTCCGTTTACTTTAGACTTTTCGTGCCTTTTATAACAGCAAGGCACCATCTCGTATCTCACTAGTGTATTTGTCCAGTTTACTGAAAGCATATGGTTATCAGATTGTTCccaaaacacatatttagaCAGAAAGTTAAGGAGAGCTTTTTGTGATCCTTTGTTGGCAATAGTAAATCATGTTTGATCTCTGCCACACTCCCCCTCTCCACATCACCAGATCCTAAACGAGTCTGCATATTGTTGACATGTTTTACCAACATTTAACTTTCTAAAAGTAAAGTTATATTCTAAAAATATAATGCGCCACTAGGTTGTGGCGATAGTGGACATGTTTTTGGAGCTGTCATAGCGCACACATACAGGCTCACATTACGGAATAAATCGAGCTTTTATTGTTGTGACACACAACAAGAACCTTTGTACTATCAGTCCACACAACAGGTTTCACCCTCTCAAATACTCTTTGTTAGGTGGCCCCATGCGTAATTGTCTTTGTCCAACCACCGGAGCTTTGCGCTCTAACGCATTAAGGAAATGTTTGTCCAAATACATGTGCTACTAAACGGGACATTTTCTTTGATGTGGATCAGCTTTTATGAGATAACAAGAAGTAAGTTacactttaaaataactttagGCAACACGGTCAGTAAGTTCAGTAAGGACCAACTTTCGGCAGCTCAAAGTTCTTCAATGTCATCCCTCCTCGGACATGTGATATGCAACAATTTAAAATACGCAGGTGCAAACTTAATGATTAAAAATTTATTCGAAAATAATCGAG
This region of Scatophagus argus isolate fScaArg1 chromosome 10, fScaArg1.pri, whole genome shotgun sequence genomic DNA includes:
- the sgpl1 gene encoding sphingosine-1-phosphate lyase 1 isoform X2 translates to MSSDSALEVYKEMVLLYLEEGRRQVNSRCAELEPWQIIGATVITTLGAIWIKGFLFQQESLTSRIKKQCFRLIRKIPFVGGAIQSQLNKALDDMSASLCTLKDGMSYTKQLPAKGLSQSQVLDKIREYETLNEVQWEKGCVSGAVYWGDESLTNLLVKVYGEFAWSNPLHPDIFPGVRKMEAEVVRMACTLFHGGPNSCGTVTSGGTESILMACKAYRDMAYERGVKYPEILAPVSVHAAFDKAAHYFGMKLVHIPLDKKTMKVDVKAMKRAISKNTAMLVCSAPQFPHGIVDPVEEVAKLAVRYNLPLHVDACLGGFLIVFMAKAGYPIAPFDFRLKGVTSISADTHKYGYAPKGSSVVLYSDKKYRHYQYFVAPDWQGGIYASPSIAGSRPGGIIAACWATMMHMGENGYINATKKIISTARKIKTEIRKIKGVFVFGDPEVSVVAIGSDVFDIFRLSNALTSKGWNLNTLQYPSSIHICCTVLHTQPGVADHFIRDVKEQVAIIMKNPKEKTTGKGAIYGMAQSIPDRSLVTEISRGFLDCLYSTEVPKSSNSHMNGNGKAH
- the sgpl1 gene encoding sphingosine-1-phosphate lyase 1 isoform X1, with the translated sequence MDYWSALEVYKEMVLLYLEEGRRQVNSRCAELEPWQIIGATVITTLGAIWIKGFLFQQESLTSRIKKQCFRLIRKIPFVGGAIQSQLNKALDDMSASLCTLKDGMSYTKQLPAKGLSQSQVLDKIREYETLNEVQWEKGCVSGAVYWGDESLTNLLVKVYGEFAWSNPLHPDIFPGVRKMEAEVVRMACTLFHGGPNSCGTVTSGGTESILMACKAYRDMAYERGVKYPEILAPVSVHAAFDKAAHYFGMKLVHIPLDKKTMKVDVKAMKRAISKNTAMLVCSAPQFPHGIVDPVEEVAKLAVRYNLPLHVDACLGGFLIVFMAKAGYPIAPFDFRLKGVTSISADTHKYGYAPKGSSVVLYSDKKYRHYQYFVAPDWQGGIYASPSIAGSRPGGIIAACWATMMHMGENGYINATKKIISTARKIKTEIRKIKGVFVFGDPEVSVVAIGSDVFDIFRLSNALTSKGWNLNTLQYPSSIHICCTVLHTQPGVADHFIRDVKEQVAIIMKNPKEKTTGKGAIYGMAQSIPDRSLVTEISRGFLDCLYSTEVPKSSNSHMNGNGKAH